One genomic region from Terriglobus aquaticus encodes:
- a CDS encoding bestrophin family protein: MIVPKGPDIRRLIAYVGQPLLLLFLYDVAVVLIYKVAHKEWIALPHIPVALLGSAIGIIVSFRNNSAYARWWEARTIWGAIVNNTRSYGRQVVTNIRWQKDGEEEAARMMQRDLIYHQIAFTNALRQHLRGLPPLDELHGLLPEDVLVDLAKQKNIPFAIQIRQGDLLRIALERDWVDSLQWSALDATLNDFADAQGASERIKNTPMPKQYTFYPQLFVQIFCLLLPLALVQNMGWFTPLGSTLVGFIFLALDKIGRDLESPFDNTIYDIPLSNMSRGMEINLRQAIGERHLPEPIQPVAGVLW; the protein is encoded by the coding sequence TCGCCGTTGTGCTGATCTACAAGGTCGCGCACAAGGAATGGATTGCCCTGCCGCACATTCCTGTCGCCCTGCTTGGCTCGGCGATCGGCATCATCGTCAGCTTCCGCAACAACAGTGCTTACGCCCGCTGGTGGGAAGCACGCACCATCTGGGGCGCCATCGTCAACAACACGCGGTCGTATGGGCGCCAGGTGGTGACCAATATCCGGTGGCAAAAGGACGGCGAAGAGGAAGCTGCTCGCATGATGCAGCGCGACCTGATCTATCACCAGATTGCGTTTACAAACGCCCTGCGTCAGCACCTGCGTGGCTTGCCCCCATTGGACGAGTTGCACGGTCTGTTGCCGGAAGATGTGCTGGTGGATCTGGCGAAGCAGAAAAATATCCCGTTTGCCATCCAGATTCGGCAGGGCGATCTGCTGCGGATTGCACTGGAGCGCGACTGGGTGGACAGCTTGCAATGGTCGGCACTGGACGCAACGCTGAACGACTTCGCAGACGCGCAGGGCGCATCAGAGCGCATCAAGAACACGCCCATGCCCAAGCAGTACACGTTCTATCCGCAACTGTTTGTGCAGATCTTTTGCCTGCTGCTGCCTTTGGCACTGGTGCAAAACATGGGCTGGTTCACACCGCTTGGATCCACGCTGGTGGGCTTCATCTTTCTCGCACTCGATAAAATCGGGCGCGATCTGGAGAGCCCGTTCGACAACACCATCTACGACATCCCGCTGTCGAACATGTCACGGGGGATGGAGATCAACCTGCGCCAGGCGATCGGCGAACGGCACCTGCCTGAGCCGATCCAACCGGTTGCGGGAGTGCTCTGGTAA